The proteins below are encoded in one region of Methanoculleus taiwanensis:
- a CDS encoding signal recognition particle protein Srp54 gives MLDKLGTSLKDAVKKLAGKTVIDRAAVDELVRDLQRALLQSDVNVKLVMQLSQSIKQRSLEEEPAKGMGVREHVLRIVYQELVRLMGSTTEVTLGPQKILMAGLQGSGKTTTTAKLARYFQRKGLRVGVICADTFRPGAYDQVKTLCDRINVPCFGNPKETDAEKITREGLAAYKQLEVVIIDTQGRHALEDHLIEEIINLNTLSKADHRWLVIDAALGQQASEQARRFHEAIGIDGVIVTKMDGTAKGGGALSAVSETKSGIVFIGSGETIEDLERFDPDGFISRLLGMGDLRALVERAEEAVSGEDLDVNAMLKGKFTLRDMYKQLEALNRMGPLKQIMGMLPLGNMQIPDDAYDITSSKMDRYKVIMDSMTPAELDDPSVISSSRIHRIARGAGVSPDDVRELIKYYKTMQRALKGMRGMGGGKFNMQRMMKKFGRTQ, from the coding sequence ATGCTCGATAAACTCGGCACCTCGCTCAAAGACGCGGTGAAGAAGCTCGCCGGAAAGACGGTGATCGACCGGGCGGCGGTCGACGAGCTCGTGCGCGATCTGCAGCGGGCACTCCTCCAGTCCGATGTCAACGTCAAACTGGTGATGCAGCTCTCCCAGTCGATCAAACAGCGCTCGCTCGAAGAAGAGCCGGCGAAGGGGATGGGCGTGCGCGAGCATGTCCTGCGGATCGTCTACCAGGAACTCGTTCGGCTGATGGGGAGCACGACCGAGGTCACTCTCGGGCCGCAGAAGATCCTGATGGCCGGCCTCCAGGGGAGCGGCAAGACCACGACGACCGCGAAGCTCGCCCGCTACTTCCAGCGCAAAGGGCTTCGCGTCGGCGTTATTTGTGCCGATACCTTCCGTCCGGGTGCGTATGACCAGGTGAAGACCCTCTGCGACCGGATCAACGTCCCCTGCTTCGGCAACCCGAAGGAGACGGATGCCGAGAAGATCACGCGGGAAGGGCTTGCCGCCTATAAGCAGCTCGAAGTGGTCATCATCGACACCCAGGGCCGCCACGCGCTCGAAGATCACCTCATCGAAGAGATCATCAACCTCAATACGCTCTCGAAGGCCGACCACCGCTGGCTCGTGATCGATGCGGCGCTCGGGCAGCAGGCGAGCGAGCAGGCGCGCCGGTTCCATGAGGCGATCGGGATCGACGGCGTCATCGTCACCAAGATGGACGGCACGGCAAAGGGCGGCGGTGCGCTCTCGGCGGTATCCGAGACGAAGAGCGGGATCGTCTTCATCGGAAGCGGGGAGACGATCGAAGACCTCGAGCGGTTCGACCCGGACGGGTTTATCTCCCGGCTCCTCGGGATGGGCGACCTTCGGGCGCTCGTCGAACGTGCCGAAGAGGCGGTCTCGGGTGAAGATCTCGACGTCAATGCCATGCTCAAGGGCAAGTTCACGCTCCGGGACATGTACAAGCAGCTCGAGGCCTTAAACCGCATGGGGCCCTTAAAGCAGATCATGGGAATGCTGCCGCTCGGCAATATGCAGATCCCGGACGATGCCTACGATATCACGAGCTCCAAGATGGATCGCTATAAGGTGATTATGGACTCCATGACGCCGGCCGAGCTCGACGACCCGTCGGTCATCAGCAGCTCCCGTATTCACCGGATTGCCAGGGGTGCTGGTGTCTCGCCGGACGATGTCCGGGAGCTTATTAAATACTACAAGACGATGCAGCGCGCCCTGAAGGGTATGCGGGGCATGGGCGGCGGCAAATTCAACATGCAGCGCATGATGAAGAAGTTCGGGCGGACGCAGTGA
- the trmY gene encoding tRNA (pseudouridine(54)-N(1))-methyltransferase TrmY has product MKRFAIVGHLAATAGTFSLNDLPGSAGRMDVLCRCVNAALFLSHDLRADVECYLVLCGEPGPEKTVLFVGGEVRYLSPDERSSASLIKKALALPCGDAFRESTPGVYVRRGGLARLLDEHPFAVLAEDGGDIRHEEALPEAYLLSDHRNFSDEECELIAGRSRHSVGPKSLHADHAITILQNELDRREHGWR; this is encoded by the coding sequence ATGAAGCGATTTGCAATCGTCGGCCATCTCGCCGCTACTGCCGGCACCTTCAGCTTAAACGACCTTCCCGGCAGCGCCGGAAGGATGGATGTGCTCTGCCGCTGCGTGAACGCGGCACTTTTTCTCTCGCATGATCTTCGCGCAGACGTCGAGTGCTACCTGGTTCTCTGCGGCGAGCCGGGACCCGAAAAGACCGTACTCTTTGTAGGCGGCGAGGTTCGCTATCTCAGCCCGGACGAACGAAGTAGCGCATCGCTCATCAAAAAGGCGCTCGCTCTCCCCTGCGGCGATGCCTTCCGGGAATCGACGCCCGGCGTCTATGTCCGGCGGGGCGGGCTTGCACGGCTGCTCGACGAGCACCCGTTTGCCGTGCTCGCCGAAGACGGCGGCGATATCAGGCACGAAGAGGCGCTGCCCGAGGCGTACCTGCTGAGCGATCACCGGAACTTTTCGGACGAGGAATGTGAACTGATAGCCGGGCGTTCCCGGCATTCTGTCGGACCAAAGTCGCTCCACGCGGATCATGCAATCACTATCCTCCAGAACGAACTTGACCGGAGGGAACACGGATGGAGATGA
- a CDS encoding tRNA pseudouridine(54/55) synthase Pus10, producing MEMTEKVQSILDYGEICDHCLGRFFGKRSHGLTNAERGRALRITHELAGNTPHAEPVSEACWICAGEFEMVDLWAEKVVEALAGLEFETFLIGTKVPPLMAESEEMVWSDLALRDPEPLKAEMNREVGKAVSARIEKPADVSKPDVVAILDLGAGTVEIQINPIFIAGRYMKYERGIPQTHWDCRLCRGKGCETCNYTGKQYPDSVEELIGRPLIAAFDAENAVLHGSGREDIDARMLGTGRPFVMEVVTPRRRQVDLAELEGIVNASAENRVGVTFSGWADRKTVQSLKSDKAHKKYRILVEIDGSVSPEELGTALDQLKGVTIQQRTPKRVSHRRADKVRERRVIDIEYGGVQDDAFFIDVVGEAGLYIKELISGDNGRTRPSLSEILGRDARVTSLDVMLVETGYDGE from the coding sequence ATGGAGATGACGGAGAAAGTACAGTCGATTCTCGACTATGGAGAGATCTGCGATCACTGCCTCGGCAGGTTCTTCGGCAAGCGGTCGCACGGTCTTACAAATGCAGAGCGCGGCAGAGCACTCAGAATCACCCACGAACTCGCCGGGAATACTCCTCACGCCGAGCCGGTTTCTGAAGCCTGCTGGATCTGCGCAGGCGAATTCGAGATGGTCGATCTCTGGGCGGAGAAGGTTGTCGAAGCGCTTGCCGGGCTTGAGTTCGAGACCTTCCTGATCGGCACGAAGGTTCCGCCGCTTATGGCGGAGAGCGAAGAGATGGTCTGGAGCGATCTTGCGCTCCGCGACCCGGAGCCGCTGAAAGCGGAGATGAACCGGGAGGTGGGGAAAGCGGTCTCTGCCCGGATAGAGAAACCTGCTGACGTTTCAAAGCCGGATGTCGTGGCCATCCTCGATCTCGGAGCAGGAACGGTCGAGATCCAGATAAACCCGATCTTTATCGCAGGCAGGTATATGAAGTACGAGCGGGGCATTCCCCAGACGCACTGGGACTGCCGCCTCTGCCGCGGGAAGGGCTGCGAGACGTGCAATTACACCGGCAAGCAGTATCCCGACTCGGTGGAGGAACTGATCGGCCGGCCGCTCATCGCTGCGTTCGATGCCGAGAACGCCGTCCTGCACGGTTCCGGACGTGAGGATATCGATGCCCGGATGCTCGGCACCGGCCGGCCGTTCGTCATGGAGGTCGTCACGCCGCGCCGCCGCCAGGTCGACCTCGCCGAGCTTGAGGGGATCGTGAATGCGAGCGCTGAAAACAGGGTCGGCGTAACCTTCTCCGGATGGGCGGATCGTAAGACGGTGCAAAGCCTTAAATCGGACAAAGCGCATAAAAAATACAGGATCTTGGTCGAGATCGACGGTTCCGTATCGCCAGAAGAGCTCGGAACGGCTCTCGATCAACTCAAAGGTGTGACAATACAGCAGCGCACACCAAAGCGGGTGTCGCACAGACGGGCGGATAAGGTTCGGGAACGACGGGTCATCGATATCGAATACGGAGGCGTGCAGGACGATGCGTTTTTCATCGACGTTGTCGGCGAAGCAGGCCTCTATATCAAAGAACTGATATCAGGTGACAACGGCCGGACCCGGCCGAGCCTCTCGGAGATCCTCGGAAGAGACGCACGCGTTACCAGCCTTGATGTGATGCTGGTTGAAACAGGTTATGATGGTGAGTAG
- a CDS encoding 50S ribosomal protein L21e encodes MALHNGPRKKTRYKFKKDLRKRGLPPVTSVIQNFDVGQKVHIVIEPSVQKGMPHRRFHGRTGTVVGQRGRAWVLEIRDGNSTKVVIARPQHLKAQTV; translated from the coding sequence ATGGCACTTCACAACGGACCCAGGAAGAAGACGAGATATAAATTCAAGAAGGATCTGAGAAAACGCGGGCTTCCGCCTGTCACCTCCGTGATACAGAACTTCGATGTCGGTCAGAAAGTCCACATCGTTATCGAGCCTTCTGTTCAGAAGGGTATGCCCCACCGCCGGTTCCACGGCAGGACGGGGACGGTCGTCGGTCAGCGTGGCCGGGCGTGGGTTCTTGAGATCCGCGACGGAAATTCCACCAAAGTGGTAATCGCGCGACCGCAACATCTAAAAGCACAAACCGTATAA
- a CDS encoding RNA polymerase Rpb4 family protein yields the protein MKVKRVVSEERILLSEVREILLEVETGRLAAGEEMSYELRKSIEHANHLSKTPADKAKALLDELLKLEKMKEEIAFRIVNLMPRTRDELRAIYAKERFTLTPEELDEIIDLVMTHF from the coding sequence ATGAAGGTAAAAAGAGTTGTGAGCGAAGAGCGAATCCTGCTTTCCGAAGTACGTGAGATTCTGCTTGAAGTGGAAACCGGACGACTTGCTGCAGGAGAGGAGATGTCCTATGAACTTCGCAAGAGCATCGAGCATGCCAATCATCTCTCAAAGACCCCGGCCGATAAGGCAAAGGCGCTGCTTGACGAGCTCCTGAAACTTGAGAAGATGAAGGAGGAGATTGCGTTCCGCATCGTCAACCTCATGCCGCGGACGCGGGACGAACTGCGTGCCATCTACGCAAAAGAGCGTTTCACCCTGACACCGGAAGAACTCGACGAAATTATCGATCTGGTAATGACCCACTTCTAG
- a CDS encoding DUF655 domain-containing protein, whose translation MKSDKKEVNALVIDILPKGYVNDPRPVYKREPVVLAVGSDQFKLLELVPKAGVDIQIHDQVYIGDSEREKIERVKRRVGYEELTHAAKLELPYAVETIVREQEGRFVEFFNKSISITPKLHMLHLLPGIGKKLMWEVIEQRNRKPFESYADISQRIKSMPHPDKMVVNRILHEIEDPEEKYHLFTSK comes from the coding sequence GTGAAATCCGATAAGAAAGAGGTCAACGCGTTAGTGATTGACATCCTTCCGAAAGGCTACGTGAACGATCCCCGTCCGGTCTACAAGCGTGAGCCGGTTGTCCTGGCCGTCGGTTCGGATCAGTTCAAGCTGCTCGAGCTCGTGCCGAAGGCGGGTGTCGATATTCAGATCCACGATCAGGTGTATATCGGCGACTCCGAGCGTGAGAAGATCGAGCGCGTCAAGAGGCGTGTTGGATACGAGGAGCTGACCCATGCGGCGAAACTCGAGTTGCCGTATGCCGTCGAGACGATCGTCCGGGAGCAGGAGGGGCGGTTCGTCGAGTTCTTCAACAAGTCCATCTCCATCACGCCGAAGCTCCATATGCTTCACCTCCTCCCCGGTATCGGCAAGAAGCTGATGTGGGAAGTGATCGAACAGCGGAACAGAAAGCCGTTCGAGAGCTATGCCGACATCAGCCAGCGGATCAAGTCGATGCCTCATCCCGATAAGATGGTCGTCAACCGGATCCTGCACGAGATCGAGGATCCCGAAGAAAAGTATCACCTCTTCACGTCGAAATGA
- the rsmA gene encoding 16S rRNA (adenine(1518)-N(6)/adenine(1519)-N(6))-dimethyltransferase RsmA: protein MSAPKDQHFLVDTRAIERIAGFVDVSGRRVLEVGPGEGPLTRALLERGAEVIAVELDPPLCEELEFSFADEIEEGRLHLIRGDATRVDLPAFDIVVANLPYSASSKITFRLLEIGFEVAVLMYQKEFAQRMIARPGTPAVGRLSVMVQTYATVKPLLELPPSAFRPKPLVRSWVVKITPHEPPYPINDRKAYADLLRVLFSHRRKTIRKGLRSGKDFFDKETIERVIAGLPEDLLGRRPEELSLEEFAMIANLI from the coding sequence ATGAGCGCTCCGAAAGACCAGCACTTTCTCGTCGATACCCGTGCGATCGAGAGGATTGCAGGGTTCGTCGACGTCTCCGGCCGCCGGGTGCTTGAGGTTGGCCCCGGAGAAGGGCCGCTTACCCGTGCACTCCTCGAACGGGGTGCCGAGGTCATTGCGGTCGAGCTCGACCCTCCCCTCTGTGAGGAACTGGAATTCTCTTTTGCCGATGAGATTGAGGAGGGAAGGCTCCACCTCATCCGGGGCGATGCGACGCGCGTCGACCTTCCGGCCTTTGATATCGTGGTCGCGAACCTCCCCTACTCCGCCTCCTCGAAGATAACCTTCCGTCTGCTCGAGATCGGTTTTGAGGTGGCCGTGCTGATGTACCAGAAAGAGTTCGCCCAGCGGATGATCGCACGGCCCGGGACGCCCGCGGTCGGTCGTCTCTCGGTGATGGTGCAGACGTATGCGACGGTAAAACCGCTCCTCGAGCTTCCGCCGAGCGCGTTTCGGCCGAAACCCCTGGTGCGGTCGTGGGTGGTGAAGATAACGCCGCATGAGCCGCCGTATCCCATCAACGATCGGAAGGCCTACGCCGATCTTCTCCGGGTGCTCTTCTCGCACCGCCGTAAGACGATCCGGAAAGGCCTTCGGAGCGGGAAGGATTTCTTTGATAAGGAGACGATCGAACGGGTGATCGCAGGCCTGCCGGAGGATCTCCTCGGTCGCCGCCCCGAGGAACTCTCGCTTGAGGAGTTCGCGATGATAGCGAACCTGATCTGA
- a CDS encoding HemK2/MTQ2 family protein methyltransferase — translation MPDMDDQVYQPEADTFLLLRAAEREVRPHDRVLEVGTGSGRVAAGLTKAADSVVATDINPYAVLAARSCGVETVRCDLAAGLAGPFDLIVFNPPYLPTSPEERIDDWLEYALDGGPDGRWVIERFIRDLGRILSPYGRVLLLVSTLTGLDAVREIFAAHGFVSFIVDEEPLEGERLYVLRATRDFCRINATG, via the coding sequence ATGCCGGATATGGACGATCAGGTTTACCAGCCCGAAGCCGATACCTTCCTGCTGCTCAGGGCGGCAGAGAGGGAGGTCCGGCCGCACGACCGGGTGCTCGAGGTCGGCACCGGCAGCGGACGGGTCGCTGCCGGGCTTACGAAGGCTGCGGACAGCGTCGTTGCAACCGATATCAACCCCTACGCCGTGCTCGCCGCCCGTTCGTGCGGTGTCGAGACGGTGCGGTGCGATCTTGCCGCCGGTCTTGCCGGACCGTTCGATCTCATCGTCTTCAACCCGCCCTACCTGCCGACGTCGCCGGAGGAGCGGATCGACGACTGGCTTGAGTATGCCCTCGACGGAGGACCTGACGGGAGATGGGTCATCGAGCGGTTCATCCGCGATCTCGGCCGCATCTTATCGCCGTACGGCCGGGTTCTGCTGCTTGTCTCAACGCTGACGGGTCTGGATGCGGTGCGCGAGATCTTCGCCGCCCACGGGTTCGTATCGTTCATCGTCGACGAGGAACCCCTTGAGGGGGAGAGGCTATACGTGCTCCGGGCAACGCGGGACTTCTGCCGGATCAACGCAACCGGTTGA